From a region of the Acidobacteriota bacterium genome:
- the rimM gene encoding ribosome maturation factor RimM (Essential for efficient processing of 16S rRNA) has product MTVAKRYVSVGRLGKTRGLTGEIYVTPSTDFPDRFLSLKEIYVSDRNGWDRMLISSTRMIGARPVLKFRDVDTPEDAARLTNRELAVTDDQLVELPDGTYYVFDLVGCAVCEATSGRMLGEVIDVRQYPANDVYVIRTGSGKEVLFPAVRPYIKRVDIGERKIMVEPGDLFDET; this is encoded by the coding sequence GCGCGGCCTTACCGGCGAGATCTACGTCACGCCGTCGACCGACTTCCCGGACCGGTTTCTGAGTCTGAAGGAGATTTATGTGTCCGACCGCAACGGCTGGGATCGGATGCTGATCAGTTCGACCCGTATGATAGGGGCTCGGCCCGTATTGAAGTTCAGGGATGTCGACACTCCCGAAGACGCCGCCCGGTTGACCAACCGGGAACTGGCAGTCACCGATGATCAGCTGGTGGAGTTGCCGGACGGGACGTACTACGTGTTTGACCTGGTCGGCTGCGCCGTCTGTGAGGCGACCTCCGGCCGGATGCTCGGCGAGGTGATAGACGTGCGGCAGTACCCGGCCAACGACGTGTACGTCATCCGAACCGGCTCGGGCAAGGAGGTGCTCTTTCCGGCGGTCCGGCCGTACATTAAGCGGGTGGACATCGGCGAGAGAAAGATCATGGTCGAGCCGGGCGACCTGTTCGACGAGACATGA
- the trmD gene encoding tRNA (guanosine(37)-N1)-methyltransferase TrmD — protein MSGDVSMKFEIVTLFPGYFSTVFRQSLLGKALEKGIFEITVVDLRNFATDKHRTADDTPYGGGGGMVLKVEPLDRCLEALGWPHKAEKRATPSGHVLVLTSAAGKPLDQETAIRYSLCEKLTVVCGHYLGVDERITQLYEFEEVSIGDYVLTGGEPAAAVIVDATARLIPKVLGNFESATEDSYMNQRLGYPCYTRPAEYRGLKAPEVLLSGNHTEIRNYRRTEALQKCLTNRPDLLEKADLNEEEAALVERLSEQRKDV, from the coding sequence ATGAGCGGCGACGTATCGATGAAATTCGAAATCGTGACACTTTTCCCGGGTTACTTCAGCACGGTGTTCCGGCAGTCGCTGCTGGGCAAAGCGCTGGAGAAAGGGATCTTTGAAATAACAGTGGTCGACCTTCGCAACTTCGCTACGGACAAACACCGGACGGCCGACGATACACCATATGGCGGCGGGGGCGGGATGGTCCTGAAAGTGGAACCCCTGGACCGGTGCCTGGAGGCTCTCGGCTGGCCGCACAAGGCGGAAAAGAGAGCCACTCCGAGCGGGCACGTCCTCGTGCTTACATCGGCGGCCGGCAAACCGCTCGACCAGGAGACGGCGATCAGGTACTCGTTGTGTGAGAAGTTGACGGTCGTGTGTGGTCATTACCTGGGTGTGGATGAGCGCATCACGCAGTTGTACGAGTTCGAGGAGGTCTCGATCGGCGACTATGTCCTGACCGGCGGAGAGCCGGCGGCCGCCGTGATAGTGGACGCCACGGCCAGGTTGATTCCCAAGGTGCTGGGCAACTTTGAATCGGCCACGGAAGACTCGTACATGAATCAGCGGCTCGGTTACCCCTGTTACACCCGGCCGGCCGAATACCGGGGCCTCAAGGCACCCGAGGTGCTCCTCTCCGGGAATCACACCGAGATCAGGAACTATCGCCGGACGGAGGCCCTTCAGAAATGTCTGACAAACCGCCCCGACCTGCTTGAGAAGGCGGATCTGAACGAAGAAGAGGCAGCGCTTGTTGAACGACTCAGCGAACAAAGGAAAGATGTTTAG
- a CDS encoding RsmD family RNA methyltransferase — translation MSRKRARQFEFIVIAGELKGRRVTAPDLGVTRPPLSRLRKSIFDFLTPHLAGARYLDLFSGTGSYLFEAVSRGAACAVGVEREPALVEAVNRQADEFHVADRLRCLQRDVQSALPELADQGQKFDIIMIAPPQYQGLIDPTLAAIRTCGLAGSQGLIVCQHDTSETRELRFEDYPVAQQRKYGNTTFTILSA, via the coding sequence ATGTCACGTAAACGGGCCAGGCAGTTTGAGTTCATCGTGATCGCCGGCGAGCTGAAAGGTCGCAGGGTCACGGCGCCCGACCTCGGCGTCACACGCCCGCCCCTGAGTCGGTTGCGCAAATCCATTTTTGATTTCCTGACTCCGCACCTTGCCGGGGCACGGTACCTCGATCTTTTCAGCGGCACCGGCTCATACCTGTTCGAGGCCGTCTCGCGCGGCGCCGCGTGCGCCGTCGGCGTGGAAAGGGAACCGGCCCTGGTTGAGGCTGTCAATCGCCAGGCCGATGAATTTCACGTAGCCGACCGGCTGCGCTGCCTGCAGAGGGACGTGCAGTCGGCTCTGCCGGAACTGGCGGACCAGGGACAAAAGTTCGATATCATTATGATCGCGCCCCCGCAGTACCAGGGGCTGATCGATCCCACCCTTGCCGCTATCCGCACTTGCGGCCTGGCCGGATCACAGGGGCTGATTGTCTGCCAGCATGATACGTCGGAAACGCGGGAACTCCGGTTTGAAGACTACCCCGTTGCGCAGCAGCGGAAGTACGGCAACACCACGTTTACCATACTGTCGGCATAA
- the rplS gene encoding 50S ribosomal protein L19 yields the protein MHRISQIEKSQLRDDLSPFGAGDTVRVHVRIKEGEKERVQVFQGTVIGRRGSGTGATFTVRKISQGIGVERVFPLHSPNVAKVERVRAGSVRRGKLYYLRNLTGKSARIKEELADSAKAKTAAKGGKKPSEPQSGK from the coding sequence ATGCACCGAATATCACAGATCGAAAAGAGCCAGTTGCGGGATGACCTGTCCCCCTTCGGGGCCGGCGATACCGTCCGGGTGCACGTCAGGATCAAAGAAGGAGAGAAAGAGCGGGTCCAGGTTTTCCAGGGGACGGTCATCGGACGCCGTGGCAGCGGCACCGGCGCCACCTTCACCGTCCGCAAAATCTCGCAGGGCATCGGCGTGGAGCGCGTCTTCCCGTTGCACTCGCCGAACGTGGCCAAGGTGGAACGCGTGCGCGCCGGCTCGGTCAGGCGCGGAAAGCTGTACTACCTGAGAAACCTGACCGGCAAATCGGCGCGCATCAAGGAAGAGCTGGCTGACAGTGCGAAAGCAAAGACCGCCGCCAAGGGCGGCAAAAAACCTTCAGAGCCTCAGAGCGGCAAATAG